CCTCCACCGTGCGGGTAAAGCAGCCGACTGTGTCGAGCGATGGCGCCAGCGCCTTGATGCCATCGCGCGGAATGGCGCCGAAGGTGGGCTTGAAGCCGACCACCCCGCAATACGCCGCCGGGCGGATGACCGAGGCGGCAGTCTGTGTGCCGAGCGCGAAGGGCACCATATTGTCGGCCACGGCGGCAGCCGACCCGCTGGATGAGCCGCCCGGCGTATAGGCCGGGTTGTGCGGGTTGCGCGTGAGCGGCGCCTTGAACGTGGCGAATTCCGTGGTCACCGTCTTGCCGGCCACGAGGGCGCCGGCCGCCCGGCAGCGCGCGACCGCCGTGGCGTCGGTTTGCGGCCGGTGATCCTGATAGATGGGTGAACCATAGGTGGTGGGAAAGTCGCGCGTATCGAACAGGTCCTTTACACCGAAAGGCAACCCGTGCAGCGGTCCGGCGATCGGCCCTTCATCCAGCTCCTGGGCATGGGCGAGGGCGGCATCCTTGTCCAGCGCGGCCCATGCGTGCACGGCGTCTTCGCGTTGTTCGATGCGGGCGAAGCAGGCGCGCATCAATTGCACCGCCGTCAGCTCGCGGCGCTGCAGCATGCGGACGGCATCGACGGCCGACAAACGATTCAACTCCATAACCATTCCGAAGATCCCTGCCGGACCGCCTCGTATTCAGCGCCTGTGAACAGCGCTGGACGCGGTCTCACGCGTTGTGGCGGCCCCGGCCCGCATGGCGGCGGGGCACGCAGCAACTATTGTGCCAGTCCGTGCGCGCAGGCCAATCGGTGTATTCCCCCAAAGGCCGCGGCGCGAACGCCTGCGCCCATCCCCGATTGCGCCGACTGAACGGCGCGCCGGGGCCGCGCGTACTGCAATAAGGCTGTCATGTCCGGCGCCTAAAGTGGGCCGCCTGTGAAAACGATTTCAGCCGATACCGAGACCGCAGCCGTGGCCAACAAGTCCTTGCACCGGCCTTCCATTCTGGACATCGCACGTGACGCGGGTGTGTCACCTGCCACCGTATCGCGGGCCTTCAACAGGCCGGCGCTGCTGCGTCCCGATACGTTGCGCCGCATCGAGGCCGTGGCCCGGGAGCATGGTTTCCGGCCCAATCGTGTTGGCAGCAGCCTGCGGTCGGGCAGCACCCGGACACTCGGCATGGCCTTGCCGACCCTCTGCAATCCCGTTTTCGCGGAATGCTTCGAGGGGGCGGAGGCGTGGGCGCATGCCAACGGCTACAGCATCATGGTGACCACGACGGGCTACGACCTCGCACGCGAGGCGGACGCCGTACGCAGCCTGATCGATCATCAGGTGGAGGGGCTGATGTTGACCGTCGCGAACGCCGCGCGCAGCGCAACGCTACGGCAACTGGGCGAGAGCGGCCTGCCCTACGTCCTGGTCTATAACGAGTCGCCTTCCCATCCCTTCGTATCGGTGGACAACACGGCGGCGGCACGCGACATGGTGCGTTGGCTGGCCAGCCAGGGACACAGCAGGGTCGCCTTGGTGACCGGGCCGCTATCGGGCTCGGACCGCGCGCGCCGGCGGCTGCAAGGCGCCAGGGCCTGCGCGCGTGAGCTGGGGCTGCCCGAGCCGGAGCATCTGACCATGCCGTCGCATACGGCCGCCGACGGCGCACTGCTGCGCGCCGCCGTGTCCCGGGGTTCCCCGCCCACCGCCCTGTTTTGCTCGAACGACCTGCTGGCCGCATCCGTGATTGCGCAACTGCGCGGTTTCGGCATGCGTGTGCCGGATGACGTGTCCGTGTGCGGCTTCGATGGCATGCACTTCGCGTCGCTCATGCAGCCGCCGCTGACCACGGTCGAGCAGCCCAGCCGCGAGATCGGCGCGCGCGCCTGCGCCCAGCTGCTGGCGCGCCTGGCCGGAGATGCCGCGGCGTCGCTGCGCCTGCCGCACCAATTGATCACCGGCCGCACTGTCGCGGCCCCACCTTCCCGTTCTTCCGCATAAGGAAAGCTGAAATGCCGCAATTGCTCAACAAGGCGCTGCGCGCCGCCGTCCTGGCCATGGGCCTGATGGGCGCCGCCGCTCATGCGCAGAATGCCGTCTGCTATAACTGCCCGCCGGAATGGGCCGACTGGGGCACTCAGCTCAAGGCCATCAAGGAAAAAACCGGCATCCAGGTGCCCGGCGACAACAAGAACTCGGGGCAGGCCCTGGCTTCGATGGCGGCGGAACGCGCGAATCCGGTGGCCGACGTTGTCTATCTTGGCGTGACGTTCGGCATCCAGGCCGTGAAGGACAACCTGGTGCAGCCCTACAAGCCCGCGCACTGGAACGATATCCCCGCCGGCATGAAAGACCCCGACGGCAAGTGGTTCGCCATCCATTCCGGCACGCTTGGCTTCATGGTCAATGTGGACGCCCTGCAGGGCAAGCCCGTGCCGCAATCCTGGAACGATCTGCTCAAGCCCGAGTATCGGGGCATGGTGGGATACCTGGACCCGGCGTCGGCTTTCGTCGGCTACGTCGGCGCCGTGGCGCTCAACCAGGCGCTGGGCGGCACGCTGGACGACTTCGGCCCGGCCATGGAATGGTTCAAGAAGATGCGCGCCAACGCCCCCATCGTGCCGAAACAGACCGCCTACGCGCGTGTGCTCTCCGGCGAGATTCCGATCCTGATCGATTACGACTTCAATGCCTATCGCGCGAAGTACAAGGATGGCGCCAACGTACAGTTCGTGATCCCGAAGGAAGGCACGATCGCGGTCCCCTACGTGATGAGCCTGGTGGCGAACGCGCCGCATGCCGACAACGGCCGCAAGGTGCTGGATTTCACGCTGTCCGATGAAGGCCAGGCGATTTGGGCGAACGCCTTCCTGCGGCCGGTGCGCGCCAGCGCGGTCTCGCCCGAAGCGCAGAAGAAATTCCTGCCGGCATCCGAGTACGCGCGGGCGGGCACCGTGGATTACGCGAAGATGGCCGCGGTGCAGCGCGCATTCTCCGAGCGCTATTCCAGGGAAGCCAACTGACATGGCCCGCCGCGGTTGGATGTTGTTCGCGGCGCCGGCCGCGGCGCTGTTTCTCGCTTTCTGGCTGCTGCCGATGATACGTCTTGCCGCCGCCGGGTTCACCGTGCGCGATGGCGCCAGCGCGTACTGGGCGGTGCTGACGCATGCGCAATACTGGCGCAGCCTGTTCAATACCGCGGCGCTGTCATTGGCCGCCACGTTCGCCACGCTGCTCGCGGCCTTGCCCGTGGGCCGCTTTCTGGCGGCGCATCCGCGCTTTCCGGGACGCGGCCTGTTGATGGGCATGCTGACCTTTCCGCTGGCGTTTCCCGGTGTGGTCGTCGGCTTCCTGATCATTCTTCTGGCCGGGCGCCAGGGAATCGCCAGCACGGTATCGCGTTGGCTGACGGGCGAACCGCTGGTGTTCGCGTATGGCATGGGCGGCCTCTTCCTGGGCTACCTGTATTTTTCCTTGCCGCGCACCATCGGCATGGTCGCGGCCGCGGCATCGCAGGTGGACCGGGCCATGCTGGAAGCGGCCTGCACATTGGGAGCCGGCGGTTGGCGCCGCTTCGTGGACGTGGAGCTGCCCGCCCTGCGGCCGGCGCTGTCGGCGGCGGGCGCAATGTGCTTCGCCACCAGCATGGGCGCGTTCGGCACGGTGTTCACGCTCGGCACGCAGATCGACGTCCTGCCGGTCACCATCTACAACGAGTTCACCAACTACGCGAACATTCCCGTCGCGGCCGCGCTTTCCATCGTGCTGGGCGGGGTGACATGGGCGGTTCTGTATGCGGCCCACAATCTATCCGGCGAGCGTGCCGGCGCGGCGGCCTGAGGCAATGACGATGCGTTCATCTTCCATGGAATCCCGCCTGGGGCTGCTTGCCACGCTGGTGGTCGCGGCCTTCCTGATCGGCCCGGTGATTCTGTCCGTGCTTGCGGGCCTGACGCGCAACGCCTTCGTCGGCGTGTCCAGTGGTTTGACGCTGCGTTGGGTTGAACAGGTGTGGGCGTTGTATGCCGATACGGTCTGGCGTTCGCTGGCGATCGCCGTGGCCACGCTGGCGGTGTGCCTGCTGGCCGGCGTGCCGGCCGCCTGGACTTTGACGGTGCACCGCGGCCGTGCCGCGCGCGCCTTCGAGGCCCTGCTGACGCTTCCGGTCGCCGTCCCCGGGCTGGCGACCGCGCTGGCCCTCATCGTGTCGTGGGGCTCTGTCGGGGCGCTGCGCGGCAGCACCGCGTTCATCATCATCGGCCACGTGCTGTTCACGCTGCCCTTCATGGTGCGGGCGGCGCGCGCGAGCATGGAGCTGGCCGACCTCGCCAACCTGGACGAGGCGGCGGCCACGCTGGGCGCATCGATCGCGCAGCGCTTTCTGCACATCGTGGTTCCCAATGCGGTGCCCGGCATCCTGACGGGCTCGCTGACCGTGCTGACCCTCTCGGTCGGCGAATTCAATCTCACCTGGCTGCTGCATACCCCCTTGACCAAGACCTTGCCTGTCGGCCTGGCCGATAGCTACGCGTCGATGCGGTTGGAGGTAGGTTCGGCCTACACGCTGGTATTCCTCCTGATGATCATGCCCTTGCTTCTCGGCCTGCAATGGTTCGCCAGCCGCGCCACCGACAGCCGGCGCGGCGGCCGCCTGCGCGCCCCCGCGGCGCTGCCCGACGCGGGAGCGGCGCGATGAACGTTCCCCATGCGTCCGTGAAGATTTCCCTGCATCGGTGCGCCAAAACGTGGCCGGACGGCACCCGGGCCTTGCATCCGGTGGATCTGGATGTGCAAGGCGGCGCCACGCTCGCGCTGCTGGGGCCGTCCGGCTGCGGCAAGACCACGCTGTTGCGCATGATCTGCGGATTGGAGCAGCCGGATGCCGGCGGCCGCATCTGCTTCGATGGCGAAGACGTCACCGCGCTGCCGCCGCAGGCGCGCGGCGTCGGCGTGGTGTTCCAGAACTATGCCCTGTTTCCCAACATGACGGTGGCCGGCAACGTTGGCTACGGGCTGCGCGTGCGCGGCATGCCGGCGGCGCAACGTGAAGCGCGCGTGCGACAGATGCTGGCGCTCGTGCGGCTGGAGCAGTACGCCGACCGCCGCATCGGCCAGTTGTCCGGCGGCCAGCGTCAGCGCGTGGCGCTGGCGCGCGCCCTGGCGATACAGCCGCGCGTCCTGCTGCTCGATGAACCGTTGACGGCGCTGGATGCGAAGCTGCGCGAACACCTGCGCGTAGAGCTCGCGCAGCTGCTGCGCGAGCTCGCGATCACCACGGTGATCGTCACGCATGACCAGGAAGAAGCGATGATGCTGGGCGACCGCATCGCCGTGATGTCGGCGGGCAGGCTGGAACAGATCGGCACCGCGGAGTCGTTGTACCGATCGCCGGCAACCGCCTTCGTGGCCGAGTTTCTCGGCACCTTGTGCCGGATCCGCGCGGGTCTGCGCGACGGATTGCTGTCGCCCGGCCACGCAGAGATTGCCTTTCGTCCGCACGAAGCCGAATTACGGCCGCCCGTCGGGGACGCCGCCACCGGCCGCATCGCGGGCCGCTTCTTCCTTGGGTCGGGGATCCGCTTTGAAATCCGCCTGGAGGACGGCCAGACGTTTCCGGTTCACGCCGCGGCAGACAGCCCCTATGCCGTGGGCGACCGTGTCGACGTGAGGTTGCTGCGCCCGCTCAACGCCTGATGCGCGGCCTCGCATGCGGCCGACGCCGCACGCAATATTCCCGGCCGGGAGCGCCGCGCAGGCGCACCGGCTGTTCTACCCGAACCTTCAAACGCCGTCGCGGCGATCATCCATCATGCTCATTGCCCAGCTCAGCGATCTTCATATCCGACTGCCCGGCCAGAAGGCCTACCGCGTGGTCGCCACGGACGCCTACCTGCCGCCGGCAGTGGCCGCCGTCAACGCGCAGGCGCCGCGGCCCGACGTGGTCGTGATTTCCGGCGACCTGACCGACTTCGGCCGTCCCGCCGAGTACGCACACCTCAAGCATCTGCTCGACGAACTGCGCATGCCCTACCTGCTGCTGCCGGGCAACCATGACGATCGGGCAATGCTTGCCGAGGTGTTTGCGGACCACGTCTACCTGGCCGGACATGACGGTTATGTGCAATACGCCGTCGAAGACTATCCGGTTCGCATTGTCGTGCTCGATACGGTGGTCCATGGAGAGAGCCATGGCGCGTTGTGTGAACGCCGGCTGGCCTGGCTCGCGGACCGCCTGGCCGAGCAGCCCGACCGCCCCACGGTATTGGTCATGCATCACCCGCCGTTCAACACCGGTATTGGGCACATGGACGCCATCGGCCTTCGGGAAGGCGCGGATGCGCTCGCCCGTATCGTCGCGCGGCATGGCAACGTCGAGCGCATCCTGTGCGGTCATTTGCATCGCAGCATTTTCCGGCGCTTCGGCGGCACCATCGCATCCACCTGCCCCAGTCCCGCGCACCAGGTCGCCCTGGATCTGCGCAACGATGCGCCTTCGGCCTTCGTGATGGAGCCGCCAGCCTACATGCTGCATGAATGGCGCGACGGCGCGCTCGTCAGCCATGTGGCCTACATCGGCAACTACGACGGTCCGTATCCGTTCCACGAAGGCGGTGCGCTGATCGACGTCTGAAGTGTGCCAAATGCCACAGTACCGTCATCTTCGCACTGCAAAATGAAAAGGATTTCATTTACCTTCACAATAGGCCACGCGCACAGCAATAACGAGGGGACATGGCAGCGATCGTTCTTGAACAGCTGACGAAACGATATGCGGATGCGGCGGCCATACGCGATGTCGGCGTGGTGGTGCCGGAAGGCAGTTTCACCGTGCTACTGGGTCCGTCCGGCTGCGGAAAGTCGACCACGCTGCGCATGATCGCGGGGCTGGACACGCCCACTTCCGGCCGCATCCTCATCGGCGGGCGGGACGTCACGCATCTTCCCCCCGCGCAGCGCCGCATCGCCATGGTTTTCCAGTCGTATGCGCTCTTTCCGCATCTGACCGTGCGGGAAAACATCCTGTTCGGCCTGAAAGTGCGCAAGGAGCCGTCGGCCGGATACGAGGAGCGTTTGAAGCGGGTGGCCGCCCTGTTGGGGCTTGGCCAGCTGTTGGACCGCAAGCCCGCGCAGCTTTCCGGCGGGCAGCAGCAGCGGGTTGCACTGGGCCGGGCCGTGATTTCCGAAGCGCCTGTCTGCCTGATGGATGAGCCGCTGTCGAATCTGGACGCGCAACTGCGCCACGACATGCGCCGCGAGATCCGTGCGTTGCAGCGCAAGCTTGGCATCACGATGGTGTACGTCACCCATGACCAGACCGAAGCCATGAGCATGGCCGATCAGGTCGTTTTGCTGCGCAACGGCGAAGTCGAGCAGTGCGACACGCCCGACGGCCTGTACGCGCGCCCCGCAACGGAATTCGCGGCGCGGTTCATCGGCACGCCCCCCATGAATCTGCTGACGCTGGACAAGGTGGAAGGCGCGCTGGTTGTGGCCGGGACCGGCCAGCCCCCGATCGCCGATGCGCCGGCGGCGGCCGTTCGGCTGGGTGTGCGGCCCGAGCACATCCGGTTGGGCGAGCACGGCCATGCCGCCACGGTGCAAGGCGTCGAATATTTCGGCGCGGACTCGATCGTCACGTGCAACGTCGGCGCCAACACCGGCATCGCGGTGCGTGTCACCGGCCACGCGGCCGTGACGCCGGGGCACCGGGTCTGCCTGGACTGGCTGCCGGCGAACGAACACTTTTTCGACGCGCGCGGCAAAGCGCTTTCGCCGTCCCGTTGAGCGCGGTCCCCTTCCATCCGTGTTTCTTTCTCCTCCCCCACCCAGGAAATCGCTATGCGACGCACCGTTTTGAAAAGTCTCGCCGCCCTGATCGCGGGTGCATGCTTTTCCCTTCCCGTCCACGCCGCCGAGCCGGTCGATGTGGAGTTCTACTATCCGGTCGCCGTCGGCGGTCCCATCACCAAAATCATCGACACCATGGTGGCCGATTTCCACAAGGAAAATCCGGACATCAATATCCGCCCTGTCTACGCGGGCTCGTACCAGGATTCCATCGCGAAGGTGTTGACCACGATGAAGGGCGGCAAGCCGCCGCAGCTGGCCGTGCTGTTGTCCACCGATATGTTCACGCTGATCGACGAGGACGCCATCGTGCCGATCGATGGCCTGGCCAATGACCCGGCCGGCAAGCAATGGCTGGGTGGCTTCTACGACGCCTTCATGCAGAACAGCCGCACCGGCGGCCACATCTGGGGCGTGCCGTTCCAGCGCTCGACCATCGTCATGTACTACAACAAGGACCTGTTCCGCGCTGCCGGCCTGGATCCGGAGCGTCCGCCGTCGACGTGGGACGAGCTGACCGAGGCGGCCAAAAAGCTGACCAGGAAAGACGCTGCCGGCAACGTCACGCAGTGGGGCATCGAGATTCCGTCGGGCGGCAGCTTCGCCTACTGGCTCTTCCAGGCGCTGACCACGCCGAACAACGCCATCCTGATGAACGAGGCCGGCAACCAGACGATGCTGGACAAGCCGGCCGTGGTTGAAGCCGCGCAGTTCTGGCGCGATCTTTCGGCCAAGCATGGCGTGATGCCATCGGGCACCATCGATTGGGGTACCACCCCCAAAGACTTCCTGGAGAAGAAAGCGGCCATCGTCTGGACCACCACGGGGAATCTGACCAATATCCGTGCGAATGCCAGCTTCCCCTTTGGGGTGGCGATGATGCCGAAGAAGGTGCGCGGCGGCAGCCCCACGGGCGGCGGCAATTTCTATATTTTCAAGAGCGGTACGCCAGCCCAGCAGAAGGCGGCCCTGAAGTTCGCGCAGTGGGCCACCTCGCCCGAGCGCGCGGCCGATTGGAGCATCGCCACGGGGTATGTCGCGGTCACGCCCGCCGCCTGGGAAACCGGCAAGATGAAAAAATACGCCCAGGAAGTGCCGGCCGCCACGGTCGCGCGCGACCAGCTGGCGGTCAGCGTGGCGGAATTCTCCACGCACGAGAACCAGCGCGTGACGAAGGTGCTGAATGACGCACTGCAGGCCATCCTGACGGGCGCCAAGCCCGCGCAGCAGGCGCTCAGCGATGCCCAGCGCGAGGCGGACCGCATCCTGCGGCCCTATCGGTAAGCGGAAGGCGGAGGGTGGCATGAGGACACCGGCGATTGCCAACCCCATGAAGGCGGTCTACGCCTGGCTGCTGCTCTTGCCGGCGGTGGTCCTGCTGGCCGCCTTCACCCACTATCCCGCGATCGCCACCGTCTGGCACACCTTCTTTTCGACGCCGAAAGGACGGCGGCCGGCGGTGTTCGTGGGCCTGGACAACTACCAGGCCATGCGGGACGACCCGGTGTTCTGGCAGGCGCTATGGAACAACCTGTGGTTCGCCCTGGGCACGGTGCCGACGTCGGTGGCCGTCGCGCTGGCCATGGCCTTGTGGGTGAACCGCGGCCTGGCCGGGCGCGGTTTTCTGCGCCTTTCGTATTTCACGCCCACCGTCCTGCCCATGGTCGCCGTGGCCAATATCTGGCTGTTCTTCTACACGCCTCAATACGGTCTTATCGCGCAGGTATTGCAATGGTTCGGTGTGCCCGGCGTGAACTGGCTGGGCTCGCGCGAAACCGCCCTGCCCGCGTTGATGGTGGTGTCCGTATGGAAAGAGGCGGGCTTCTTCATGATCTTCTACCTGGCGGCGCTGCAGGGCATATCGCCGTCGTTGCGCGAGGCCGCCCTGCTCGAAGGGGCGTCGCGATGGCAGTACTTCCGCCGCGTGCTGTGGCCGCTGCTCATGCCGACCACGCTGTTCGTTCTGATCAACGCACTCATCAATGCCTTCCGGCTGGTCGATCACGTGGTCGTGATGACGCGCGGCGGTCCGGATAACGCCAGCACGCTGCTGCTGTTCTACATTTTCCAGGTCGGCTTCAGCTTCTGGGATACGGCTTACGCCGCGACGTTGACAGTGGTATTGCTGGTGGTGCTGGCAGTCACGGCGCTTGTGAAGTTCCACTGGCTCGACAAGAGGACGCACTACCAATGAAACGCGCGCTGTCGCAGTCCCTGGAGCAGACCCTGCCGCGTCCGGGGCGGCGCACCGCGCGCCGCGAAGGCGTGGCGGCCTGGCAGGCGCCGGGCTGGCTGGATACCGTCGGCGCGTGGCTGCTGGGCATCCTTTGGATACTTCCCTTGCTGTATGCCGTCTGGGCGGCCTTTCACCCGCCTGCCTATGCGACGCGATTCGATCTGTTTGCGCCGCTGACGCTGGACAACTTCCTGCGCGCCTGGGACGCCGCCCCTTTCCCGCGCTACTTCCTGAATACT
The sequence above is a segment of the Bordetella genomosp. 9 genome. Coding sequences within it:
- a CDS encoding ABC transporter substrate-binding protein, translated to MRRTVLKSLAALIAGACFSLPVHAAEPVDVEFYYPVAVGGPITKIIDTMVADFHKENPDINIRPVYAGSYQDSIAKVLTTMKGGKPPQLAVLLSTDMFTLIDEDAIVPIDGLANDPAGKQWLGGFYDAFMQNSRTGGHIWGVPFQRSTIVMYYNKDLFRAAGLDPERPPSTWDELTEAAKKLTRKDAAGNVTQWGIEIPSGGSFAYWLFQALTTPNNAILMNEAGNQTMLDKPAVVEAAQFWRDLSAKHGVMPSGTIDWGTTPKDFLEKKAAIVWTTTGNLTNIRANASFPFGVAMMPKKVRGGSPTGGGNFYIFKSGTPAQQKAALKFAQWATSPERAADWSIATGYVAVTPAAWETGKMKKYAQEVPAATVARDQLAVSVAEFSTHENQRVTKVLNDALQAILTGAKPAQQALSDAQREADRILRPYR
- a CDS encoding ABC transporter ATP-binding protein; the protein is MNVPHASVKISLHRCAKTWPDGTRALHPVDLDVQGGATLALLGPSGCGKTTLLRMICGLEQPDAGGRICFDGEDVTALPPQARGVGVVFQNYALFPNMTVAGNVGYGLRVRGMPAAQREARVRQMLALVRLEQYADRRIGQLSGGQRQRVALARALAIQPRVLLLDEPLTALDAKLREHLRVELAQLLRELAITTVIVTHDQEEAMMLGDRIAVMSAGRLEQIGTAESLYRSPATAFVAEFLGTLCRIRAGLRDGLLSPGHAEIAFRPHEAELRPPVGDAATGRIAGRFFLGSGIRFEIRLEDGQTFPVHAAADSPYAVGDRVDVRLLRPLNA
- a CDS encoding ABC transporter substrate-binding protein, coding for MGLMGAAAHAQNAVCYNCPPEWADWGTQLKAIKEKTGIQVPGDNKNSGQALASMAAERANPVADVVYLGVTFGIQAVKDNLVQPYKPAHWNDIPAGMKDPDGKWFAIHSGTLGFMVNVDALQGKPVPQSWNDLLKPEYRGMVGYLDPASAFVGYVGAVALNQALGGTLDDFGPAMEWFKKMRANAPIVPKQTAYARVLSGEIPILIDYDFNAYRAKYKDGANVQFVIPKEGTIAVPYVMSLVANAPHADNGRKVLDFTLSDEGQAIWANAFLRPVRASAVSPEAQKKFLPASEYARAGTVDYAKMAAVQRAFSERYSREAN
- a CDS encoding carbohydrate ABC transporter permease, which translates into the protein MKAVYAWLLLLPAVVLLAAFTHYPAIATVWHTFFSTPKGRRPAVFVGLDNYQAMRDDPVFWQALWNNLWFALGTVPTSVAVALAMALWVNRGLAGRGFLRLSYFTPTVLPMVAVANIWLFFYTPQYGLIAQVLQWFGVPGVNWLGSRETALPALMVVSVWKEAGFFMIFYLAALQGISPSLREAALLEGASRWQYFRRVLWPLLMPTTLFVLINALINAFRLVDHVVVMTRGGPDNASTLLLFYIFQVGFSFWDTAYAATLTVVLLVVLAVTALVKFHWLDKRTHYQ
- a CDS encoding ABC transporter ATP-binding protein, whose translation is MAAIVLEQLTKRYADAAAIRDVGVVVPEGSFTVLLGPSGCGKSTTLRMIAGLDTPTSGRILIGGRDVTHLPPAQRRIAMVFQSYALFPHLTVRENILFGLKVRKEPSAGYEERLKRVAALLGLGQLLDRKPAQLSGGQQQRVALGRAVISEAPVCLMDEPLSNLDAQLRHDMRREIRALQRKLGITMVYVTHDQTEAMSMADQVVLLRNGEVEQCDTPDGLYARPATEFAARFIGTPPMNLLTLDKVEGALVVAGTGQPPIADAPAAAVRLGVRPEHIRLGEHGHAATVQGVEYFGADSIVTCNVGANTGIAVRVTGHAAVTPGHRVCLDWLPANEHFFDARGKALSPSR
- a CDS encoding LacI family DNA-binding transcriptional regulator, translating into MANKSLHRPSILDIARDAGVSPATVSRAFNRPALLRPDTLRRIEAVAREHGFRPNRVGSSLRSGSTRTLGMALPTLCNPVFAECFEGAEAWAHANGYSIMVTTTGYDLAREADAVRSLIDHQVEGLMLTVANAARSATLRQLGESGLPYVLVYNESPSHPFVSVDNTAAARDMVRWLASQGHSRVALVTGPLSGSDRARRRLQGARACARELGLPEPEHLTMPSHTAADGALLRAAVSRGSPPTALFCSNDLLAASVIAQLRGFGMRVPDDVSVCGFDGMHFASLMQPPLTTVEQPSREIGARACAQLLARLAGDAAASLRLPHQLITGRTVAAPPSRSSA
- a CDS encoding ABC transporter permease: MTMRSSSMESRLGLLATLVVAAFLIGPVILSVLAGLTRNAFVGVSSGLTLRWVEQVWALYADTVWRSLAIAVATLAVCLLAGVPAAWTLTVHRGRAARAFEALLTLPVAVPGLATALALIVSWGSVGALRGSTAFIIIGHVLFTLPFMVRAARASMELADLANLDEAAATLGASIAQRFLHIVVPNAVPGILTGSLTVLTLSVGEFNLTWLLHTPLTKTLPVGLADSYASMRLEVGSAYTLVFLLMIMPLLLGLQWFASRATDSRRGGRLRAPAALPDAGAAR
- a CDS encoding ABC transporter permease, producing MARRGWMLFAAPAAALFLAFWLLPMIRLAAAGFTVRDGASAYWAVLTHAQYWRSLFNTAALSLAATFATLLAALPVGRFLAAHPRFPGRGLLMGMLTFPLAFPGVVVGFLIILLAGRQGIASTVSRWLTGEPLVFAYGMGGLFLGYLYFSLPRTIGMVAAAASQVDRAMLEAACTLGAGGWRRFVDVELPALRPALSAAGAMCFATSMGAFGTVFTLGTQIDVLPVTIYNEFTNYANIPVAAALSIVLGGVTWAVLYAAHNLSGERAGAAA
- a CDS encoding phosphodiesterase → MLIAQLSDLHIRLPGQKAYRVVATDAYLPPAVAAVNAQAPRPDVVVISGDLTDFGRPAEYAHLKHLLDELRMPYLLLPGNHDDRAMLAEVFADHVYLAGHDGYVQYAVEDYPVRIVVLDTVVHGESHGALCERRLAWLADRLAEQPDRPTVLVMHHPPFNTGIGHMDAIGLREGADALARIVARHGNVERILCGHLHRSIFRRFGGTIASTCPSPAHQVALDLRNDAPSAFVMEPPAYMLHEWRDGALVSHVAYIGNYDGPYPFHEGGALIDV